One stretch of Calditrichota bacterium DNA includes these proteins:
- a CDS encoding 4Fe-4S dicluster domain-containing protein has product MSATIKNVLSPFSALKFLGKKPHTIRYPKETKETADRYRGFHYNDIETCIGCGNCANICQNAAIDMVRVPGIEPKTGDSGLRPRIDYGRCCWCGLCVDVCPTGSLALSKEYTHISDDPEDFLLLPGVEHPEFGEKLSYISEKGYNLLDWVRVPMRELDPKERVQSFAEVVLGYMEDEARSEASRCAGCGICVSACPDHMHIPEYIRAIAEADDLESLQVIYDNNPLGEMCGKVCTRRCEGVCVIGHRGEP; this is encoded by the coding sequence ATGAGTGCGACGATTAAAAATGTATTATCTCCCTTTTCTGCCCTGAAATTTCTCGGAAAAAAGCCTCATACGATTCGCTATCCCAAAGAGACAAAGGAAACGGCGGACCGCTACCGGGGTTTTCATTATAATGATATTGAAACCTGCATCGGATGTGGAAATTGCGCCAATATTTGCCAGAATGCGGCTATCGACATGGTAAGGGTCCCCGGCATCGAGCCCAAGACCGGTGATTCCGGGCTGCGTCCGCGAATCGATTACGGACGGTGCTGTTGGTGCGGTCTTTGTGTGGATGTGTGTCCCACGGGATCTCTGGCCCTCTCCAAAGAATACACCCACATTTCGGATGATCCTGAAGATTTCTTACTGCTGCCGGGCGTCGAGCATCCGGAATTTGGCGAAAAGCTCAGCTACATATCTGAAAAAGGGTACAACCTGCTGGATTGGGTGCGGGTACCCATGCGGGAATTGGATCCGAAGGAACGGGTTCAGTCCTTTGCCGAGGTTGTTTTGGGCTACATGGAGGACGAAGCCCGCTCAGAGGCCTCCCGCTGCGCAGGGTGCGGTATTTGTGTGTCGGCCTGTCCCGATCACATGCACATTCCGGAATATATTCGCGCCATTGCAGAAGCGGACGATCTGGAGTCCCTGCAGGTGATCTACGATAATAATCCCCTGGGTGAAATGTGTGGAAAGGTTTGTACGCGGCGATGCGAGGGGGTGTGCGTGATTGGACATCGGGGCGAGCCGG